Below is a genomic region from Rosa chinensis cultivar Old Blush chromosome 5, RchiOBHm-V2, whole genome shotgun sequence.
cgctagcggaaaatgtcgctGCCGGACccgctagcggaaaatgtcgctGCCGGACCCGCTAGCGGAAATTGTCGCCGCTGGACCCGCTAGCGGAAAACGTCGCCGCTGGACATATTGTTCTGTTGGCTGATGTTGACTAGAGTTGGTCGGCGTTGACCGGTGTTTGATCAGCGTTGACTAAGCCTTGTTCGGCGTTGACTTTtgtgagttgggcgttgaccgaccccgccgggcgttgaccaagcTCTAATTTGATGTTTACCGAAGTTCATGGtacgtgacgaagcctttgtgttggcttcccacagacggcgccaatgttaatgcttggatccgttggggatctaattaacgataagtaagagatagagagaaagagtgacacgagatgtatagtggttcacctcccgccttagcgggagactacgtccacttgaaagcttatactagcgtgtcgagccttgcggcccaagtgcgttacaaagtgtgtaatggagtgtgttgaatggtgtttaagtgggaggaggcattccttttataggtgaaggaagccctttcctttacatggttttcgatgtgggacaagcaaagataactattctagtgtagaaagcctatttgtgagggcaacttggcaaggccggaaaggtggcttcccagtgtcggatttgtgacttccggataccgtagcgtagcttgaacatagggctacaagatgcatgtctcggttgggcctcaccatggcttgtgggtgtcccaaagagggtgttaattatgcttggtgagatagcaaactagtatcactagtagaggtatctacattaATATATGCATACCATTAAGAGTCACGATGTTCCGGTGCTTTATATCTCCCATTGCTTCAAGTTCCCTCTCAAATCCTCGATCTCTATCTGCACTTCCTATGTTCCCTCCCATTGCTTGAAGGAATGAATCCATGGAAAAATTAAACATCTTAAAAGAGCTTGAAACTCCAATGCTTTTCAGTTTCGTTTCACTTTTGATCCGCTTAGAATACAATGCAGTGTTCCAATCACCCTAATACATCATCTCCATATATATGAGTACCATATTTGTATACCAAAGTGAGTTCGTTATGAGGTTTCAAACTATACTATAACGTTGATGGAAACTTGAACAGATTTAATTACCTTTATTCTCTTCAAGCTTTCATTTGTGGCCCTCTGATTCACACAGTTCCTGCACAGAGGATGAATAAAAGAAATCAATATTCAAGCATCTCCACTCAAATGTATTAGCCTAATTCAGCAACCCACAAATTAGATAAAGCTAGATAT
It encodes:
- the LOC121049159 gene encoding uncharacterized protein LOC121049159; this encodes MAVVIATTSIELIIGFLVVLWGRSSDKTSWVVKQLALSSSGPASSSSAARPLRHDQLLPCWVIHSSHSTESWMLKRNCVNQRATNESLKRIKGDWNTALYSKRIKSETKLKSIGVSSSFKMFNFSMDSFLQAMGGNIGSADRDRGFERELEAMGDIKHRNIVTLNGMHILM